The stretch of DNA CTCGTCAGTGACGGCGCGGTCAGCAGGGCAGCGCCCGTTCCGGCACAGAACAGAACTGCGACGAGGAGACTTCCGATGACGATCTGCCGGTCGACCCGCGACAGATGCCGACGTGCAGCCAGCTGCCGTAAAGCGCCGCGGAAGCCGAACCGGCGTACCGGCTGTTCAACCCAGCGGTAGGAGCCTTCAGCGGCCAGGAGGGTGACAACGGCTGCCAGAACGCCGACCAGAATGACCCGGGCAAGGTCTTCCGTTGCACCGTGCGTGGGCCACACGAGCTGCAGCAGCACCAGTATGGGCCAGTGCCAGAGGTAGATCGAGTACGAGCGCGTTCCCAGGTAGCGAAGCGGTGCGCTATCGAGTCGAGTTCCGAAGCGCCCGGGACGCACGCTGGCCCAGATCACGAGAGCCGTGAGCAGCGCGACGATCGCGAGGCCGCCGCGATAGGTGAACGCGCTCTCAGACGGCATCCAGATCGACAAACCGACCAGGGCGATCACCGCGCCGAGCCCCAGCCAGGGACGCAGACGAGGGAGTTCGGCAGTGGGGTCGGCCGGGCGCTGAAGTATCAACGCGAGTGCGGCACCGATAGCAAGGCCGAAACTGTGCGTGTCAGAGCCGAAGTAGACCCGGGTCGGGTCAGTGCCCGGCTCGAACAGAATGCCCATCCAGACGGCGGATGCCGCAGCGAGCAGCAGCACAAGGGTGAGACGGATGCGGGGTCGCCGGATCAGCAGAAGGGCGACGAGAAGCAGCGGCCAGACCAGGTAGAACTGTTCTTCGACGGCGAGCGACCACAGGTTGCGAAACAACTCCGGCTCATCGGCACTGAAATAGCTGGAGCTTGATGCGATTGAAACCCAGTTGTAGCTGAATGTGAGTGCCCCGACCAACTGGCGACCGAGCGTGACAAGGAGGTCGCCGCCGATCAGCCAGGCTGCCGAGGAACAGACGAGCAGCACCGGAATGAGTGGAGGGACCAGCCTGCGCAGCCGACGGCGCCAGAACTGCGGCAGCGAGATGCGTCCGGAACGCGCGCGTTCAGAAACGAGTAGTCCGGTGATGAGGAAGCCGCTGATGACGAAGAAGACGTCGACACCGATGAAGCCGCCGGGCAGTGCGTTCGGGAAGAAGTGGTAGAGGAGGACGCCGGTGACCGCGAGCGCGCGAAGGCCGTCGAGGCCGGCGAGCCGGGACGACGCAGTGCGTAGGGGGGCCTCCGCGGAAACGCCGACAGGTGTGCCCGAGAAGCTGGGCGCGGGGGAGTCAAGTTGTGTCATGGCGGGAAGTGGCCGAGGCCGTCTTCAACGATAACTCACGTTTCCCGGGTGCCGCCCCGTCGAGCAGGGACGCAAAGCGGCATGGCGTGCGTGGCGCCGAATACACTGAATGCGTGATTGATCCTGTTCCTCGGGCCGCCGAGCCCGCTGAGTCTGCCCCGACGCACAGGATCCGGCTCGACATTGCCTATGACGGCACCAGCTTTGCCGGCTGGGCTCGGCAGCCGGGCGAACGCACGGTGCAGGGGGAGATCGAGACGGCGCTGGCGACAATTCTGCGTCGGCACCAGCCCATTCCCGACCTGGTCGTCGCCGGGCGAACGGATGCCGGTGTGCACGCGCGCGGACAGGTCGCCCACTTTGACCTCACCGACGAGCAGGCGCATGCGCTGATTCAGCCCCGACGGGGTACCGGAAATAAACCCAAGCCCCCGCTTCCGGTCGAGGTCTATCGCCGAGTCAGCGGCATCTTGGTGACCCAGCCGGAAATCGTGCTCAAGGCCGCGACGCTCGCGCCGGCCGGGTTCGACGCGCGGTTCTCCGCTCTGTGGCGTCGCTACGAGTATCGAATCGCCGACACACTCGCCGGCCACGATCCGTTGCAGCGCATGCGCACGACGTGGCATCCGGCCCCACTCGATCTTGAGGCGATGGATGCCGCGGCCGCCACCCTCGTGGGGCTGCACGACTTCGCCACCTATTGCAAGCCGCGCCCCGGTGCGACCACGATCCGCACGCTGCAGGACTTCCGCTGGCGCCGTGACCCCGACGGGGTGCTGGTCGCCTCGCTGAAGGCCGATGCGTTCTGCCACAGCATGGTGCGTGCCCTGGTGGGCGCGTGCGTGGCGGTCGGTGAGGGCAAGTTGGAGGGGAGCCGTCTGGTCAACCTGCGGATCGAGCGCGCACGCACGAGCGAGTTCAAGG from Leifsonia psychrotolerans encodes:
- a CDS encoding acyltransferase family protein produces the protein MTQLDSPAPSFSGTPVGVSAEAPLRTASSRLAGLDGLRALAVTGVLLYHFFPNALPGGFIGVDVFFVISGFLITGLLVSERARSGRISLPQFWRRRLRRLVPPLIPVLLVCSSAAWLIGGDLLVTLGRQLVGALTFSYNWVSIASSSSYFSADEPELFRNLWSLAVEEQFYLVWPLLLVALLLIRRPRIRLTLVLLLAAASAVWMGILFEPGTDPTRVYFGSDTHSFGLAIGAALALILQRPADPTAELPRLRPWLGLGAVIALVGLSIWMPSESAFTYRGGLAIVALLTALVIWASVRPGRFGTRLDSAPLRYLGTRSYSIYLWHWPILVLLQLVWPTHGATEDLARVILVGVLAAVVTLLAAEGSYRWVEQPVRRFGFRGALRQLAARRHLSRVDRQIVIGSLLVAVLFCAGTGAALLTAPSLTSAQAAIARGEAAMKAAAASAAEAAQRADSVTIPLRAHDATVLPAGERMTAVGDSVMLASAPELQAAFPGIVIDAAVSRGMGAAPDIIDSLKQADQLRPIVVVGLGTNGPIDSDDLERIQSTIGPTRQLIVINAFAERHWTQGVNQTLADFSAHSPRIELADWSTAIAPHTDVLADDNIHPGPTGGRIYADCIAEALQRLENLPPAQQPGPNRLLLLP
- the truA gene encoding tRNA pseudouridine(38-40) synthase TruA gives rise to the protein MIDPVPRAAEPAESAPTHRIRLDIAYDGTSFAGWARQPGERTVQGEIETALATILRRHQPIPDLVVAGRTDAGVHARGQVAHFDLTDEQAHALIQPRRGTGNKPKPPLPVEVYRRVSGILVTQPEIVLKAATLAPAGFDARFSALWRRYEYRIADTLAGHDPLQRMRTTWHPAPLDLEAMDAAAATLVGLHDFATYCKPRPGATTIRTLQDFRWRRDPDGVLVASLKADAFCHSMVRALVGACVAVGEGKLEGSRLVNLRIERARTSEFKVMQAHGLTLTEVGYPEDAELAIRAVETRARRELPEE